A genomic window from Gloeocapsa sp. DLM2.Bin57 includes:
- the pflB gene encoding formate C-acetyltransferase produces the protein MNLAIPVEQKQRINVRKFLQKNYTPYEGDASFLQPATEKTLRLWDKVKELMKQESQKGILDTDTEVPSSITSHAPGYIDKELEEIVGLQTDKPLKKAIMPNGGIRVVANSLEAYGYQLSPQTKEIFTKYRKTHNDGVFDAYTSEIRKARSAGLVTGLPDAYGRGRIIGDYRRVALYGVDALIEDKKQSLIELELDSLDEGLIRLREEICEQIRALGELKEMAKGYGFDISKPAQNAPEAIQWTYFAYLGAVKEQNGAAMSLGRVSTFFDIYLEKDLQAGILTEQQAQELIDHFVMKLRMIRFLRAPAYNELFSGDPVWVTEALGGMAEDGRSLVSKTSYRFLQTLYNLGPAPEPNITVLWSEKLPENFKQFCAKVSIDTSSIQYENDDLMRPIYGDDYGIACCVSAMKIGKEMQFFGARVNAAKALLYAINGGRDEKSGNQVMPPFAGIKSDILDYEEVMKKFDHVLDWLTKLYVNALNCIHYMHDKYNYERLQMSLHDVHVHRKMACGIAGVSLVADSLSAIKYGKVRVIRNEEGLAVDYECVGEYPCFGNDDDRVDEIATELVSNVMNKLRRRKTYRNAEPTQSILTITSNVVYGQKTGSTPDGRKKGEAFAPGANPMHGRDVSGAIASCKSVAKIPYQDATDGISYTFSIVPSALGRGEEDRVNNLVGILGGYFQDKGHHMNVNVFNRELLLDAMEHPEKYPQLTIRVSGYAVNFNKLNREQQLDVVNRTIFENI, from the coding sequence ATGAACTTAGCTATTCCTGTAGAACAAAAGCAAAGAATTAATGTAAGGAAATTTCTGCAAAAAAACTACACACCTTATGAGGGTGATGCTTCTTTTTTGCAACCTGCCACAGAAAAGACTTTAAGGCTTTGGGACAAAGTTAAAGAATTAATGAAACAAGAATCACAAAAAGGGATACTTGATACTGATACGGAAGTTCCTAGCTCTATTACTTCTCATGCTCCTGGTTACATAGACAAAGAATTAGAAGAAATAGTTGGTCTTCAGACAGATAAGCCTCTTAAAAAAGCGATTATGCCTAATGGCGGTATAAGAGTTGTAGCAAATTCTCTAGAAGCTTACGGATATCAGTTAAGTCCTCAAACCAAAGAAATTTTTACTAAGTACAGGAAAACTCATAATGATGGGGTTTTCGACGCTTATACTTCTGAAATAAGAAAAGCGAGAAGTGCAGGACTTGTCACAGGGCTTCCTGACGCTTATGGGAGAGGGAGAATTATTGGTGATTATAGAAGAGTAGCACTTTATGGAGTTGACGCTCTAATTGAAGATAAAAAGCAATCTTTAATTGAACTTGAACTAGACTCTTTGGATGAGGGGCTAATTAGACTAAGAGAGGAAATTTGCGAACAAATTCGCGCTCTTGGTGAGTTGAAAGAAATGGCAAAAGGATATGGCTTTGATATCTCAAAACCTGCTCAAAATGCTCCCGAAGCTATTCAATGGACTTATTTTGCTTATCTAGGTGCTGTAAAAGAGCAAAATGGCGCAGCAATGTCTTTGGGTAGAGTCTCTACCTTTTTTGATATTTATCTTGAAAAAGATCTTCAAGCAGGAATCTTAACAGAGCAACAAGCTCAAGAATTAATCGATCATTTTGTGATGAAATTAAGAATGATTCGCTTTTTAAGAGCACCTGCTTACAATGAATTATTCTCAGGAGATCCAGTTTGGGTAACAGAGGCTCTCGGTGGAATGGCGGAGGATGGGCGTAGTTTAGTTTCTAAAACATCTTATCGATTTTTACAAACACTTTACAATCTAGGACCTGCTCCCGAACCTAATATCACTGTTCTTTGGTCTGAAAAATTACCAGAAAATTTCAAACAATTCTGTGCAAAGGTTTCCATTGATACCAGTTCAATTCAGTATGAAAATGATGATTTGATGAGACCAATATATGGAGATGATTATGGAATTGCTTGTTGTGTATCAGCAATGAAAATTGGTAAAGAAATGCAATTTTTTGGTGCTAGAGTAAATGCAGCTAAAGCACTTCTTTATGCAATCAACGGCGGTCGTGATGAAAAATCAGGCAACCAAGTTATGCCTCCTTTTGCAGGAATAAAAAGCGACATCCTAGACTATGAAGAAGTTATGAAAAAGTTTGATCATGTTCTTGACTGGCTGACCAAACTTTATGTTAACGCTTTAAATTGTATCCATTATATGCACGATAAATACAATTATGAGAGGCTGCAAATGAGCCTGCATGATGTCCATGTTCATAGAAAAATGGCATGTGGCATTGCTGGAGTATCTCTTGTTGCAGATTCTTTATCCGCAATTAAATACGGTAAAGTAAGAGTTATCAGAAACGAGGAAGGTTTAGCCGTTGATTATGAATGCGTTGGAGAATATCCTTGCTTTGGCAATGATGATGATAGAGTTGATGAAATTGCCACAGAATTGGTAAGCAACGTAATGAATAAGCTACGAAGACGTAAAACTTATCGCAATGCCGAGCCTACCCAGTCGATTCTCACAATTACCTCAAATGTAGTGTATGGTCAAAAGACCGGCTCAACTCCAGATGGTCGCAAAAAAGGAGAAGCATTTGCTCCTGGAGCTAATCCAATGCACGGTAGAGATGTAAGTGGCGCTATTGCTTCTTGTAAATCAGTTGCCAAAATCCCTTATCAAGATGCTACTGACGGAATATCTTATACTTTCTCTATTGTCCCTTCTGCCTTGGGAAGAGGTGAGGAGGATAGAGTTAACAATCTGGTGGGAATTCTTGGTGGTTATTTTCAAGACAAAGGACATCATATGAATGTGAATGTTTTTAATCGGGAATTATTGTTAGATGCCATGGAGCATCCCGAAAAATATCCACAACTAACAATTCGAGTTTCA
- the mnmA gene encoding tRNA 2-thiouridine(34) synthase MnmA yields MNKIVVGLSGGVDSSVAAALLQQQGYEVTGLTLWLMKGKGQCCSEGMVDAALLCEQLDIPYHVVDSREVFQNEIIDYLVSGYSSGITPLPCSQCNKAVKFGPMLKYAQETWGIKQIATGHYARIKYAQQSDRYQLLTAIDSSKDQSYFLYDLSQEMLAATVFPLGSQTKAQTRALATSLGLNTADKPDSQDLCLIESHGSMRSFLDKYISQQEGEIVDLEGNVLGQHHGIHHYTIGQRKGLGVSAAEPLYVVKLDAGRNQVVVSTREQAGCLECIVERINWVSIPTPTTLIQTTVKVRYRSPAVPVTVIPLDNGQAKLVFTEPQFAITPGQAAVFYDGEMLLGGGIISKS; encoded by the coding sequence ATGAACAAAATCGTCGTCGGCTTATCGGGAGGAGTAGATAGCTCGGTAGCAGCCGCCCTTTTGCAGCAACAAGGATACGAAGTAACAGGTCTCACCCTTTGGTTAATGAAGGGTAAAGGACAATGCTGCTCAGAAGGAATGGTGGACGCAGCTTTGTTGTGTGAACAACTAGACATACCTTACCATGTTGTTGATAGTAGAGAAGTCTTTCAAAACGAAATAATAGACTATCTAGTCTCGGGATACTCTTCAGGAATAACCCCCCTACCTTGTTCGCAGTGTAACAAAGCGGTCAAGTTTGGACCAATGTTAAAATACGCTCAAGAAACTTGGGGAATTAAGCAAATAGCTACAGGACATTATGCGAGAATAAAATACGCTCAACAAAGCGATCGCTATCAACTCTTAACAGCTATAGATAGTAGTAAAGATCAGTCATACTTTCTTTATGATTTATCCCAAGAAATGCTCGCCGCTACGGTATTCCCCCTAGGAAGTCAAACTAAAGCCCAAACCAGAGCCTTAGCTACCTCTCTAGGGTTAAACACCGCTGACAAACCAGATAGTCAAGACCTCTGTCTAATCGAATCTCACGGCTCAATGCGCAGTTTTTTAGATAAGTATATCAGCCAACAAGAGGGAGAAATCGTTGATTTAGAGGGTAATGTACTAGGTCAACATCACGGTATCCATCATTATACCATTGGACAACGCAAAGGTCTAGGGGTATCTGCCGCTGAACCTCTTTATGTAGTCAAGCTTGACGCTGGACGTAATCAAGTAGTAGTGAGTACTCGTGAACAAGCGGGTTGTTTAGAATGTATAGTAGAGAGAATAAACTGGGTTTCTATTCCTACGCCAACTACTTTGATTCAAACTACCGTAAAAGTGCGCTATCGTTCCCCCGCTGTACCTGTAACGGTAATCCCCCTAGATAATGGACAAGCTAAACTAGTCTTTACTGAGCCACAGTTTGCTATTACCCCAGGTCAAGCTGCGGTATTCTATGATGGTGAAATGTTATTAGGTGGTGGGATTATCTCTAAAAGCTAA